Part of the Aureitalea marina genome, CATCCTGATGCGGGGTCTTGATCGGTTGGAAGCTATCCTCTCCATATTTGGCGTAGTGCCCGGAAGTGACGTACAGATCCTTTTGACCAATGTGTGGTGAGATAACCATTTCGTAACCGGCCTTCTTTTGAGCAGCCTTCAAGAAGTTCTCCAAACGCTCCCTGAGCGCAGCGCCTTTGGGTAGCCATAGTGGAAGTCCCTGGCCAACACGCTGGGAGAATGTGAACAGTTCCAGCTCTTTTCCTAGTTTTCTGTGGTCTCTCTTTTTAGCTTCCTCTAGCAGCTCCAGGTATTCCTTCAAATCTTTTTGCTTAGGGAAAGAAACTCCGTAGATTCTGGTGAGTTGCGTGTTGTTCTCATCACCTCGCCAATAGGCTCCAGCAACGCTCATCAGTTTAACCGCTTTTACAATTCCGGTGTTCGGAATATGTCCTCCTCTACAGAGGTCGGTAAAGGTATCGTGGTCACAAAAAGTAATGGTGCCGTCTTCCAGGCCTTCAATCAATTCCACTTTGTACTCATTGCCTTGGGAACGATAGAATTCTAGTGCATCCTCCTTAGTGCTGCTACGCATACTGAACTCGTGCTTGCCTCGGGCGATCTCCAGCATCTTCTGTTCAATCTTAGGTAAATCCTTCTCGGAGATCGTATGCTCGCCAGGGTCGATGTCGTAGTAAAACCCGTTTTCAATGGCAGGACCAATTGTCAGTTTGACCCCGGGATATAGTTCCTCCAAGGCCTGTGCAAGTACATGAGCGGAAGAATGCCAAAAAGCCTGTTTGCCTTGAGGGTCTCTCCAAGTGTATAGCACCAGGTTTCCATCTGTCTCCAGCGGGGTGGTAGATTCGATGGTCTGTCCGTCGTAGGACGCGGATATGACATTACGGGCCAATCCTTCGCTGATGCTCATTGCAACATCGATGGGTCTAGTCCCAGCTTCGAACTCTTTGACACTGCCGTCTGGCAAGGATACAGAAATCATCAATACTTAAATTAAAATCTACACTTGATTTGAGAGGGCCAAAGATACTACGAGAATCAACCATATACAATAACTCCTCATTTTTAGCACGATTTTCATGAATGGAGTGAACCGACCGTTGTGATAGCGTATAATATATAGGTAATAAGGGGCTAAAAATCACCAATTTGTATTAAGCTGTATAGAATCAATCGGTTATGATTTTGGACGTAATATTTTTTTAAAAAAAGTCGATTTAGGGTTTGTCATATTGGTTTTCGCTTCTATATTTGCAGCCGCTTTCCGAGGGAAGTTTTCTTGAGAAATTGAGCAAGCGAGGATCCAAGGAAAAAAGTTCAAAAAAAATATTAAATGTATTGCAGGATAAAAAAACTGTCGTACATTTGCAGCCGCTAAAAACGACAGGGATGTTGTTTTTGATAAGCGGAAAGATCTTTGAGATTATTGAAATTGACAGCGTATGAGCTTGGATTG contains:
- the thrS gene encoding threonine--tRNA ligase; amino-acid sequence: MISVSLPDGSVKEFEAGTRPIDVAMSISEGLARNVISASYDGQTIESTTPLETDGNLVLYTWRDPQGKQAFWHSSAHVLAQALEELYPGVKLTIGPAIENGFYYDIDPGEHTISEKDLPKIEQKMLEIARGKHEFSMRSSTKEDALEFYRSQGNEYKVELIEGLEDGTITFCDHDTFTDLCRGGHIPNTGIVKAVKLMSVAGAYWRGDENNTQLTRIYGVSFPKQKDLKEYLELLEEAKKRDHRKLGKELELFTFSQRVGQGLPLWLPKGAALRERLENFLKAAQKKAGYEMVISPHIGQKDLYVTSGHYAKYGEDSFQPIKTPHQDEEFLLKPMNCPHHCEIFKSKPWSYKDLPRRYAEFGTVYRYEQSGELHGLTRVRGFTQDDAHIFCTPDQLNEEFKKVIDLVLYVFQSLGFEDFVTQVSVRDPENPDKYIGSKENWDIAEKAIIEAAEQKELNYVIETGEAAFYGPKLDFMVRDALGRQWQLGTIQVDYNLPERFELEYKGSDNEMHRPVMIHRAPFGSMERFVAILLEHTAGNFPLWLMPEQVSILSLSEKYENYAQKVLNLLENHEIRALADNRNETIGRKIREAEMNKIPYMLILGEQEEQQGTISVRKHSEGDLGSMSVEEFATLINNEIAGSIKEFNV